A window of Babylonia areolata isolate BAREFJ2019XMU chromosome 2, ASM4173473v1, whole genome shotgun sequence contains these coding sequences:
- the LOC143278055 gene encoding uncharacterized protein LOC143278055, whose translation METKTCAVVKNNSREGVDRENTPCMPVSHRHFLYPAKEAPALIIRPFNISKRTERTRRRLRNGQEERSVTLVDTTKMPGSPPSADCQPFTGRVACCSTLLFRRKKLLLTMTALVVLALTSQTGTMITHTAIVTHTATVCWGSCPLGCGSSCPGQRPAKSGRPPGSPRSQHHEAPVSNGKALNVDNAVRSSLNVDNPAGAKGNSESQDTRKGPPPQTSEQAGKDPAVASHGQNGVRVNAEHLYDDSQTMNIGRSKARAEDAREIRGRVMEVESVHESPKGTGGNTASHVLQLKDEVVKHRDLPARLLTDADQRDDKATNNTNEEIRHVFFLKVHKAASTTVMNVLYRFAVSRHLNVMLPRRGSSLSQTSPRWTQAVMPLPRHAAHFDILCNHLVFSEPPIRHSLGKHARFIGIVREPFQQFLSAFHYYRNVHRTGYLKRIPGKDPVASYLQNPGKYEPKDMAKSFTHNRMSFDFGMNPIRMSDKRYINTYITYLERTFDLVMIKERFDESMLLMKRLLGWRLEDVLYVKNNVFTTPYLNFTYSSYQKHVHRMFNAADYRLYENFKALFQSKVDNEGELFKKEVAAFVSLREQVEDFCRKPGAESISLAAIDRTPVLQVVRTDCLMMTLPEIDFVREIRSWQYGTRRGVFKL comes from the exons ATGGAAACAAAAACCTGTGCAGTTGTCAAAAACAACTCCAGGGAAGGAGTAGATCGTGAAAATACGCCGTGTATGCCTGTCAGCCACAGACATTTCCTCTACCCAGCTAAGGAAGCACCAGCACTGATTATCAGACCGTTCAACATCAGTAAACGCACCGAGAGGACCAGACGACGTCTGAGAAACGGACAAGAGGAGCGAAGTGTAACCTTGGTGGACACTACCAAGATGCCTGGATCCCCGCCCTCCGCTGACTGTCAGCCCTTCACTGGCCGTGTCGCCTGCTGCAGCACGCTCTTGTTCAG AAGGAAGAAGCTGTTGCTGACAATGACCGCACTGGTGGTTCTGGCCTTGACGTCACAAACAGGAACGATGATCACGCATACAGCGATAGTCACGCATACAGCGACAGTCTGTTGGGGCTCTTGTCCGCTCGGGTGCGGCAGTAGCTGTCCTGGACAGAGGCCAGCCAAGTCAGGCCGACCACCAGGGTCCCCACGCAGCCAGCATCACGAGGCTCCAGTGAGTAACGGTAAGGCCTTAAACGTTGACAATGCCGTGAGGTCCAGTTTGAACGTGGATAATCCGGCTGGCGCGAAAGGCAACAGTGAGTCCCAAGACACACGGAAGGGACCGCCGCCACAGACGTCTGAACAGGCAGGCAAAGACCCTGCAGTTGCCAGTCACGGTCAGAATGGTGTCAGAGTCAACGCAGAACACCTTTATGACGATTCTCAAACCATGAACATCGGACGCAGCAAGGCTAGGGCAGAGGATGCACGTGAAATACGAGGCAGGGTCATGGAAGTGGAGAGTGTACATGAAAGCCCAAAAGGAACTGGAGGGAACACAGCCAGCCATGTTCTGCAGTTAAAAGACGAGGTGGTGAAGCACAGAGACTTGCCCGCTCGACTTCTGACTGATGCAGATCAGAGGGACGACAAGGCGACCAACAATACCAACGAAGAAATCCGCCACGTGTTTTTCCTCAAGGTGCACAAGGCAGCCAGTACCACGGTGATGAACGTCTTGTATCGCTTTGCCGTCAGCCGTCACCTCAACGTGATGCTGCCCAGACGGGGCAGTTCCCTGTCCCAAACGAGCCCTCGCTGGACACAGGCTGTCATGCCTTTGCCCCGTCATGCCGCTCATTTTGACATTTTGTGTAACCACCTGGTTTTTAGCGAACCCCCAATTCGCCACAGTCTTGGCAAACATGCCAGATTCATAGGTATTGTGAGAGAGCCCTTCCAACAGTTCCTCTCTGCCTTCCACTACTACAGGAACGTACACCGGACAGGCTATCTCAAAAGGATTCCTGGGAAGGACCCAGTTGCTTCTTACCTGCAGAACCCTGGCAAGTATGAACCCAAGGATATGGCTAAATCCTTCACGCACAACCGTATGAGCTTTGACTTCGGCATGAACCCTATCAGAATGAGTGATAAACGCTACATTAACACGTACATCACTTACCTGGAGAGGACCTTTGACCTGGTGATGATCAAGGAACGGTTTGATGAGTCCATGTTGTTGATGAAGCGGCTGCTGGGCTGGCGACTTGAGGATGTCCTCTACGTGAAGAACAACGTCTTCACCACGCCATACCTCAACTTTACTTACTCTTCTTACCAAAAGCACGTACACAGAATGTTCAATGCCGCGGATTACAGACTGTACGAGAACTTTAAAGCACTGTTTCAAAGTAAGGTGGATAATGAAGGAGAGTTGTTTAAAAAGGAGGTGGCTGCCTTCGTGTCTTTGCGGGAGCAAGTAGAAGACTTCTGTCGAAAACCGGGAGCAGAAAGTATCAGTTTGGCCGCCATAGACAGGACTCCCGTGCTTCAGGTGGTCAGGACTGACTGCCTGATGATGACTCTTCCCGAAATTGACTTCGTCAGGGAGATAAGATCATGGCAGTATGGCACACGACGGGGTGTGTTTAAGCTCTAA